The following coding sequences lie in one Bacteroidota bacterium genomic window:
- a CDS encoding SPOR domain-containing protein encodes MSKGILFAAFLLIWFIPAKAQNNGNGNNGQESMNLEFGGFGGFSQYYGDISEKNYFQKFSGETKPSFGFYGRFNFNEKHGIGLGFNRISHYSQKENYSNGNPLNNEFSGNSNTFFAHSFLNMSNLFWGLADRRVSLYGTLGVGYNSWQSTRKNTQNGNIIIDYTTAAANNFRSEAFFFPAAIGLQFKLLPSLHFFAEGMFSTLISDDLDYYRDGYQYDILVQTHFGINYRLPLSAPSPRRTPGKQPATSPVRRTAPVSPVYVIDYEKFAEIPGERIQQPTLPALEIPQPAVPAASPPQAVSSDIEYRVQIYAASRRINNPQALFRDVQFENPIVENVSNGLYRYSTGSFRTYSEAESYAKLLQGRGIHDAFVVAYRNNERISITPQMKSR; translated from the coding sequence ATGAGCAAAGGAATTTTGTTTGCTGCGTTTCTGCTGATATGGTTTATTCCTGCCAAAGCTCAAAATAACGGCAATGGTAACAATGGTCAGGAATCAATGAACCTCGAATTTGGTGGATTCGGTGGTTTCAGTCAGTATTACGGAGACATCAGCGAGAAAAATTATTTCCAAAAATTCTCCGGCGAAACAAAACCAAGTTTTGGTTTCTATGGCCGCTTCAATTTCAACGAAAAACACGGAATCGGGTTGGGTTTCAACAGGATTTCTCACTATTCCCAAAAGGAAAACTATTCCAATGGCAATCCGCTGAATAATGAGTTTTCCGGAAACAGCAACACCTTTTTTGCCCATTCGTTCCTCAACATGAGCAACCTGTTTTGGGGGCTTGCTGACCGTCGGGTGTCACTCTATGGTACGCTGGGCGTTGGATACAATTCGTGGCAGTCCACAAGGAAAAATACCCAAAACGGCAACATTATAATTGATTACACCACTGCTGCTGCCAACAATTTCCGAAGTGAGGCTTTCTTTTTCCCTGCTGCCATCGGGTTGCAGTTCAAACTATTACCTTCATTACATTTTTTCGCCGAAGGGATGTTCAGCACACTAATATCTGATGATCTCGATTATTACCGCGATGGATATCAGTACGATATCCTGGTTCAAACACATTTTGGCATCAATTACCGCCTGCCACTTTCCGCACCTTCGCCCCGCCGCACACCTGGCAAGCAACCTGCCACGAGTCCCGTACGCAGAACGGCTCCGGTAAGCCCTGTATATGTTATTGATTACGAGAAGTTTGCTGAAATTCCGGGCGAAAGAATTCAGCAGCCGACCCTACCCGCACTGGAAATACCACAACCCGCTGTGCCAGCTGCCTCTCCGCCACAAGCTGTAAGTTCGGACATTGAATACAGGGTTCAGATATACGCCGCAAGCAGACGGATTAATAATCCACAGGCGCTATTTCGCGATGTTCAGTTTGAAAACCCAATAGTTGAGAACGTTTCAAACGGGCTATACCGTTATTCCACCGGCAGTTTCCGGACTTACTCAGAAGCAGAGTCGTATGCCAAACTGCTTCAGGGACGGGGAATTCACGACGCTTTCGTAGTGGCATATCGCAACAACGAACGCATCAGCATTACTCCTCAAATGAAAAGCAGGTAA
- a CDS encoding tetratricopeptide repeat protein — protein sequence MSPVIASITSATGWALQDNGTWYSEPNKIPFADSRSVTSRPEGHDLLGQDNFIRLDLHKIMIDDEQYNVLVRIYNDGEYEFSYLQRNWRSYKSIDYWVFRSEKLNEMLPEPIPWNVMYLVDLRCFLTGTIKNYEKTVFLGSGLRLRNYATGVVENFQQSNTGYEAQIIKAIQDRKQGKIISDGNLILAVFPVKAGDKEAVRFKLVRTYLNDNLIRMQTSPDNWRDLFTRTFYEVDFGTYRSFVQNAKAFYIDLKAANSAYERHYNWGILRYQMGDYLGAIEAFNKALEENPSSNDFMLYAYRGNTKSKMGLHSEAIAEFDKAILLRPARIVDYPNWIRNFFNRGVAKYYLNNTEGACEDWKKAYDLGYGSANEYLSTICPRKYRLP from the coding sequence ATGTCGCCTGTGATTGCTTCGATCACAAGCGCCACAGGTTGGGCATTGCAGGACAATGGCACCTGGTACAGCGAACCAAATAAAATACCTTTTGCTGACAGCAGGTCGGTCACATCCAGGCCGGAAGGGCACGATCTGCTGGGGCAGGACAACTTTATTAGGCTCGACCTTCACAAGATAATGATCGACGACGAACAATATAATGTGCTTGTCAGGATTTACAACGACGGTGAATACGAGTTTTCATACCTTCAGCGCAATTGGAGGAGCTATAAATCAATTGACTATTGGGTTTTCAGGAGTGAAAAATTAAATGAAATGCTGCCGGAACCCATACCATGGAACGTAATGTACCTCGTTGATTTACGTTGCTTTCTCACAGGAACGATCAAGAATTACGAAAAAACAGTTTTTCTTGGAAGCGGTTTACGTTTGCGTAATTATGCCACCGGCGTGGTCGAAAATTTTCAGCAAAGCAATACAGGTTACGAAGCCCAGATCATCAAAGCTATTCAAGATCGCAAACAGGGAAAAATCATCAGCGATGGCAACCTCATTCTGGCTGTTTTTCCAGTTAAGGCTGGCGACAAGGAAGCTGTCAGGTTTAAGCTGGTGCGCACATATCTGAACGACAACCTGATCCGCATGCAGACATCTCCCGACAACTGGCGGGATTTGTTCACACGCACATTCTACGAAGTTGACTTTGGCACTTACCGGAGCTTTGTTCAGAACGCAAAGGCCTTCTATATTGACCTGAAAGCAGCCAACTCGGCTTACGAAAGACATTACAACTGGGGAATTCTTCGTTATCAGATGGGAGATTATCTGGGAGCGATCGAAGCATTCAACAAAGCCCTTGAAGAAAATCCCTCCTCGAACGACTTCATGCTTTATGCATATCGCGGAAACACAAAAAGCAAGATGGGCTTGCACAGTGAGGCCATAGCCGAGTTCGACAAGGCAATACTGTTGCGACCCGCACGGATTGTAGATTATCCTAACTGGATTCGGAATTTCTTCAACAGAGGAGTTGCCAAATATTACCTGAACAATACTGAAGGCGCCTGCGAAGACTGGAAAAAGGCATATGACCTGGGCTACGGAAGTGCAAACGAGTACCTGTCAACAATTTGTCCTAGAAAATACAGGCTGCCATGA
- the alaS gene encoding alanine--tRNA ligase, with product MNSVEIRKTFLDFFRSKSHLIVPSAPIVVKDDPTLMFTNAGMNQFKEYFLGNAQPKAPRIADTQKCLRVSGKHNDLEEVGYDTYHHTMFEMLGNWSFGDYFKKEAIAWAWELLTEVYGIEKDRLYVTVFGGDPAEQLERDDESFSYWKEIVPVERIIYGSKKDNFWEMGDTGPCGPCSEIHVDIRDQHECDAIAGKDLVNTGHPLVIEIWNLVFIEFNRTASGKLEKLPARHVDTGMGFERLTMVLQGKKSNYDTDIFQDIIAEISRLSGKSYGSNEQSDVAMRVIADHLRAVAFTIADGQLPSNTGAGYVIRRILRRAIRYGYTYLGFDEPFVYKLLPVLSGKMADTFEELEKQKDLVSKVIHEEEAAFLRTLSHGIRRFEHHVANHPEGTEISGAFAFELFDTYGFPIDLTNLLAREQGLSVNMDEFAEKLAEQKERSRKAAEVAAGDWVVVSQSDQPTIFVGYQQLEEEVRILKYREVVAKKKKHYEIVLDRTPFYAESGGQVGDTGYLTNHDERIEVVNTIKENNLIVHIVNEPPQWPERAFIARVDAEKRKATANNHSATHLMHAALRRVLGTHVEQKGSLVDHERLRFDFSHFGKMTHEEIREVERLVNEKIRENVAREELNGIPLDEAKAMGAMALFGEKYGEKVRVIMFDRDYSVELCGGTHVPATGQIGLFKIVSEGAIAAGIRRVEAVTGRAAEIWVDKQLDQLHAIREIVRSTGDIVKGVQQLADHNNDLQKKIEAMQSEKAARIAAQLYSNANTEGKLLIIEASLNEDTEMLKSIASLLRNKADHCAVLLHGSLDGKANMVLAFSDELVTNRGFDASALIRQAAKHIQGGGGGQKFLATAGGKNPSGLDTAANDLLETLKTV from the coding sequence ATGAACTCGGTAGAAATTAGAAAGACTTTTCTGGATTTTTTCAGGTCCAAATCGCATCTTATTGTTCCCTCGGCTCCGATTGTGGTGAAGGATGACCCTACACTCATGTTTACCAATGCCGGCATGAACCAGTTTAAGGAATATTTTCTCGGTAATGCACAGCCCAAGGCGCCCCGTATTGCAGACACACAAAAATGTCTGCGAGTTTCGGGCAAACACAACGACCTTGAGGAGGTAGGCTACGACACATACCACCACACCATGTTCGAGATGCTTGGCAACTGGTCGTTTGGCGATTATTTCAAAAAAGAAGCCATCGCCTGGGCATGGGAGTTGCTCACCGAAGTGTATGGCATTGAAAAAGACCGGCTTTATGTAACTGTGTTTGGGGGAGATCCTGCCGAACAGCTTGAACGCGATGATGAATCATTTTCTTATTGGAAAGAAATCGTTCCGGTAGAACGCATCATTTACGGCAGCAAAAAAGACAATTTCTGGGAAATGGGCGACACAGGCCCGTGCGGCCCATGCTCTGAAATACATGTGGACATTCGCGACCAGCACGAATGCGATGCCATTGCAGGCAAAGACCTGGTTAATACAGGGCATCCCCTGGTAATCGAGATCTGGAATCTTGTATTTATCGAATTCAATCGCACCGCATCGGGTAAGCTTGAGAAACTCCCTGCCCGCCATGTGGATACAGGCATGGGCTTCGAACGCCTGACTATGGTGCTTCAAGGCAAAAAATCGAACTACGACACAGACATTTTTCAGGATATCATAGCCGAGATTTCCAGATTATCGGGCAAAAGCTATGGTAGCAATGAGCAATCCGACGTTGCAATGCGGGTAATAGCCGATCACCTGCGGGCAGTTGCATTTACCATTGCCGACGGCCAGTTGCCTTCGAACACCGGTGCAGGCTACGTAATCCGTCGCATTTTGCGCAGGGCTATCCGCTACGGATACACCTACCTAGGTTTTGATGAGCCCTTTGTGTACAAATTGCTCCCCGTACTTTCGGGCAAGATGGCCGACACATTCGAAGAGCTTGAAAAGCAAAAGGATCTGGTATCTAAGGTAATACACGAAGAAGAGGCTGCATTCCTGCGCACACTTTCGCATGGTATCCGACGTTTCGAGCATCATGTGGCCAATCATCCCGAAGGCACCGAAATCAGCGGCGCCTTTGCCTTTGAACTCTTCGACACCTATGGTTTCCCAATCGACCTGACAAACTTGCTGGCCCGCGAACAAGGACTGAGCGTCAACATGGACGAATTTGCTGAAAAGCTGGCTGAGCAAAAAGAACGCTCACGAAAAGCTGCCGAAGTAGCTGCCGGCGACTGGGTGGTAGTGAGCCAAAGCGATCAGCCTACGATTTTTGTCGGTTATCAGCAGCTCGAAGAGGAAGTCAGAATTCTCAAATACCGCGAAGTTGTTGCCAAGAAGAAAAAGCATTACGAAATCGTACTGGATCGCACACCTTTCTATGCCGAGTCGGGCGGACAGGTTGGCGACACGGGTTATCTCACAAACCATGACGAGCGCATAGAGGTGGTCAACACCATCAAGGAAAACAACCTGATTGTGCACATCGTCAACGAGCCACCCCAATGGCCAGAGCGTGCATTTATCGCCAGAGTGGATGCAGAAAAGCGGAAAGCCACTGCCAACAACCACAGCGCAACACACCTGATGCACGCAGCGCTGCGCAGGGTGCTGGGCACACATGTGGAGCAGAAAGGTTCGCTCGTGGATCATGAACGCCTTCGTTTCGACTTCAGTCATTTTGGGAAAATGACCCATGAAGAAATACGCGAAGTTGAACGGCTGGTAAATGAAAAAATTCGGGAAAACGTAGCCCGCGAAGAGCTCAATGGTATTCCGCTCGACGAGGCCAAAGCTATGGGTGCCATGGCGCTTTTTGGCGAAAAATACGGCGAAAAGGTCAGGGTGATCATGTTCGACAGAGATTATTCCGTTGAGCTTTGTGGTGGAACACACGTGCCGGCCACCGGTCAGATCGGGCTGTTCAAAATTGTCAGCGAAGGCGCCATTGCTGCTGGCATACGCCGCGTTGAAGCAGTTACCGGCAGGGCCGCCGAAATCTGGGTTGACAAACAGCTCGACCAGTTGCATGCGATACGCGAAATTGTGCGCAGCACGGGCGATATAGTAAAGGGTGTGCAGCAGCTTGCTGACCACAACAACGATCTGCAGAAAAAGATTGAAGCAATGCAAAGCGAGAAAGCCGCGCGCATCGCTGCGCAGTTATACAGCAATGCAAATACCGAAGGCAAGCTTTTGATCATCGAAGCCTCGCTGAATGAAGACACCGAAATGCTCAAAAGCATCGCATCGCTCCTGAGAAATAAAGCTGACCATTGTGCAGTTTTACTGCACGGAAGCCTCGATGGCAAAGCGAACATGGTGCTTGCATTTTCCGACGAGCTGGTGACGAACAGAGGGTTTGATGCCTCAGCTTTGATCCGGCAGGCAGCCAAACATATTCAGGGTGGTGGCGGCGGCCAGAAATTTCTGGCAACTGCCGGTGGAAAAAATCCATCAGGACTGGACACAGCCGCTAATGATCTCCTCGAAACATTGAAGACTGTCTGA
- a CDS encoding M23 family metallopeptidase: protein MAKPKYVFNQKTLSYEPYRVTWKLRLWRFFTFILTSGAFGAVAFLLFLEFFGSPTERRLRRELENMAFQYEQLNDKMENMEKLLKDIQQRDDNIYRIIFEAEPVPSSIRQAGYGGVDRYASLTGFNNSELIIETHKRLDRIASQLYVQSKSFDEVYELARDKSRMLASLPAIQPLRLNDFRAITSHYGVRLDPFYKVYKFHEGVDFSTPVGTEVFATGDGVVESVDRNYFGYGNTIIINHGYGYQTVYAHLSAFSVKKGEKVKRGQKIGKTGNSGKSTSPHLHYEVRKNGRPVNPINFFFNDLTPEQYKQILELSALPSQSMD from the coding sequence ATGGCCAAACCAAAATATGTTTTTAATCAGAAAACGCTCAGCTATGAGCCATATCGCGTAACATGGAAGCTCCGTCTGTGGCGTTTCTTCACATTTATACTCACGAGCGGGGCGTTTGGTGCAGTTGCATTTTTATTATTTCTGGAGTTCTTTGGTTCGCCCACTGAGCGCCGCCTGCGCAGAGAGCTTGAAAACATGGCGTTTCAATATGAGCAGTTAAATGATAAAATGGAAAACATGGAAAAACTGCTCAAAGATATTCAGCAACGTGACGATAACATTTACCGCATTATTTTTGAAGCCGAGCCTGTTCCCTCGAGCATCAGGCAAGCGGGTTATGGCGGGGTTGACCGCTATGCCAGCCTGACAGGATTCAACAATTCAGAATTGATTATTGAAACACATAAAAGGCTGGATCGTATTGCAAGTCAGTTGTATGTGCAATCGAAATCGTTCGACGAAGTTTACGAGCTTGCACGCGACAAATCGCGAATGCTGGCCTCGCTTCCGGCAATTCAGCCCTTGCGCCTCAATGATTTCCGTGCGATTACTTCGCATTATGGGGTGAGGTTAGATCCGTTTTACAAAGTGTACAAATTTCACGAGGGGGTCGACTTTTCTACTCCGGTGGGTACAGAAGTGTTTGCCACAGGAGATGGCGTAGTCGAATCAGTTGACCGGAACTATTTTGGTTACGGCAATACCATTATCATCAATCACGGCTATGGATATCAGACCGTTTATGCACACCTCAGTGCGTTTTCGGTGAAGAAAGGTGAAAAGGTAAAGCGCGGACAGAAAATAGGAAAGACGGGCAACTCAGGCAAGAGCACTTCTCCACACCTGCATTATGAAGTGCGAAAAAATGGTCGGCCGGTAAATCCGATCAATTTCTTCTTCAACGACCTTACTCCCGAGCAATACAAGCAAATTCTTGAGTTGTCTGCACTACCTTCGCAATCGATGGACTAA
- a CDS encoding MerR family transcriptional regulator, translating into MAKSEKVYYSIGEVAAMFNVSTSLIRFWEKEFDVLRPHKNKKGNRLFTQRDLKNLHIIYNLVKIKGYTLQGAREAIRNDFEDLDRKMTILQTLQAAHSLLQELDKELESRQKPETPAQKKRPSAR; encoded by the coding sequence ATGGCCAAATCTGAGAAGGTTTATTACAGCATTGGCGAGGTGGCTGCGATGTTCAATGTAAGCACCTCGCTCATCCGTTTCTGGGAGAAAGAATTTGATGTGCTCAGGCCGCATAAAAACAAGAAGGGAAACCGGCTTTTCACGCAACGCGACCTTAAAAACCTTCACATCATTTACAACCTGGTCAAAATTAAAGGTTACACCCTTCAGGGCGCAAGAGAAGCTATCAGGAATGATTTCGAAGACCTTGACCGTAAGATGACCATTCTGCAAACGCTCCAGGCAGCACATTCTTTGCTGCAAGAGCTCGACAAAGAATTGGAATCGCGTCAGAAACCAGAAACTCCTGCTCAGAAAAAGCGTCCTTCGGCCAGATAA
- the rfaD gene encoding ADP-glyceromanno-heptose 6-epimerase, translating to MIVVTGAAGFIGSVVAGALSEAFPASQLVLVDDFSRSDKKPNFEGKKYKELIHRDVFENWLLQHAAGVEWVIHLGARTDTTEFNASIFDELNVRYTQSLWKICSSHDIPFVYASSAATYGDGSLGYTDDHELPFRLSPLNPYGVSKNEVDKWVLRQDHTPPFWAGLKFFNVYGPNEYHKGRMASVIFHAFRQISQSGRMVLFRSHRPDFEDGKQLRDFVYVKDVASVIVFLMNRQPQSGLYNLGTGKARTFLDLAYASFKAMGRTPEIQFADTPEDIRDKYQYFTEADMSKLRRAGYDKAFTTLEDGVADYIGNYLAEGRFF from the coding sequence ATGATTGTTGTTACCGGGGCTGCCGGCTTTATTGGCAGTGTGGTTGCAGGAGCGCTTTCGGAGGCTTTTCCTGCCTCGCAGCTGGTGCTTGTGGACGACTTCAGCCGCAGCGACAAAAAGCCGAATTTCGAAGGCAAGAAATACAAAGAGCTGATTCATAGAGATGTATTTGAAAACTGGCTGCTGCAGCATGCAGCCGGAGTGGAATGGGTAATTCATCTTGGTGCACGCACCGATACCACCGAGTTTAATGCCAGTATTTTCGACGAGCTGAATGTACGCTACACACAATCGTTGTGGAAAATTTGCAGCAGCCACGATATACCTTTTGTATATGCTTCATCTGCAGCCACATACGGTGATGGCAGCCTGGGCTATACCGACGACCACGAGCTGCCGTTCCGTTTGAGCCCGCTCAATCCGTATGGTGTATCAAAGAATGAGGTGGACAAATGGGTGCTGAGGCAAGACCACACCCCTCCCTTTTGGGCTGGCCTAAAGTTTTTTAATGTGTACGGCCCCAATGAGTATCACAAGGGCCGGATGGCTTCAGTGATTTTCCACGCTTTCAGGCAAATCAGTCAGAGTGGCCGTATGGTGCTTTTCAGGTCGCACCGGCCCGATTTTGAAGACGGCAAGCAATTGCGCGACTTCGTGTATGTGAAAGATGTGGCTTCGGTCATCGTTTTCCTTATGAACCGGCAACCTCAGAGCGGGCTGTACAATCTCGGCACCGGAAAAGCACGCACTTTTCTCGATCTGGCGTATGCTTCGTTTAAGGCAATGGGCCGGACGCCTGAGATTCAATTTGCTGACACTCCGGAAGACATTCGGGATAAGTATCAGTATTTTACCGAGGCTGATATGTCGAAACTGCGTCGTGCCGGTTACGACAAGGCCTTCACCACCCTTGAAGATGGAGTAGCGGACTATATCGGAAATTATCTGGCCGAAGGACGCTTTTTCTGA
- a CDS encoding T9SS type A sorting domain-containing protein: protein MKLRLPFLLTVLLLLFHPLAHLKAQLADVSQPLVQQKAYEGLVLKQNLPSVPPRPEVPEDDNAPFPRPAGYVIGHDVVFGMDEDWQVDVVHGVRYWRTTVVLDRPASVAFYFGHFDPGSNGRLYVTSDESDWVGAFTRKSSAIGEPFAIAPMRGRKFTLHFELPEGDKDFYIRLSQLGVMYDEKTEKGFGTSGPCEVNVNCSEGDNWQQQKRGVVRILVRQGSFLFYCSGSLINNTANDGTPYLLTANHCGENASASDYAQWVFSFNYESATCTNPLVEPVYRTMTGASLVSRAIPGTQSGSDFKLLRLNQNVPAWYQPYYNGWSRRNQISSTGVGIHHPDGDLKKISTYTSQPVSSGYGTGGNNPNEKYWRVQWSATPNGHGVTEGGSSGSPLFNSDGLIAGMLTGGSSSCSNTSGFDFYGKFSFSWESNGQEAANQLRPWLDPLNTGQEVLQGLDSDPLFLVAGFTAARNEIAINQFVEFDNTSGGYIENYAWHFPGGEPSTSNKQNPGPILYRSYGNFDVQLIVSNPVRSDTLIRKNYVQVKPFVYPNPSDGEFVVSFGVDLTADIEVSVFDAFGREQSALVFNQTNKLRILLPQAAKGIYLLKIRDRYVEKQLKVLIVR from the coding sequence ATGAAACTGCGTTTGCCTTTTCTGCTGACTGTTCTGTTGCTTTTGTTTCATCCGTTGGCTCACCTCAAAGCCCAGTTGGCAGATGTATCGCAGCCGCTGGTACAGCAAAAGGCATACGAAGGTTTGGTGTTGAAACAAAATTTGCCATCTGTTCCCCCTCGACCCGAGGTGCCTGAGGACGACAATGCTCCTTTTCCCCGCCCGGCCGGTTATGTGATTGGTCACGATGTGGTGTTCGGGATGGATGAGGATTGGCAGGTGGATGTAGTGCATGGGGTGCGCTACTGGCGAACCACTGTTGTTTTGGATCGTCCGGCCTCTGTGGCATTTTACTTCGGGCATTTCGACCCCGGCAGCAATGGTCGCCTCTATGTGACCTCGGACGAAAGCGACTGGGTTGGGGCCTTTACCCGGAAAAGTTCGGCGATTGGAGAACCTTTTGCCATTGCCCCCATGCGTGGGAGGAAGTTTACGCTGCATTTTGAACTTCCCGAAGGTGACAAGGATTTTTACATCAGGCTCAGCCAGCTGGGGGTTATGTATGATGAAAAGACAGAGAAAGGCTTTGGCACTTCGGGGCCTTGCGAGGTCAATGTCAACTGCAGCGAGGGCGACAACTGGCAGCAGCAGAAAAGGGGAGTGGTACGCATCCTGGTCAGGCAGGGTAGTTTCCTGTTTTATTGTTCAGGTTCGCTGATCAACAATACGGCCAATGATGGCACACCATACCTTCTGACTGCCAACCACTGCGGAGAAAATGCCAGCGCTTCGGACTATGCCCAGTGGGTCTTTTCGTTCAATTACGAATCGGCCACCTGTACCAACCCCCTTGTGGAACCTGTTTACCGGACAATGACCGGCGCCTCGCTTGTTTCCAGGGCCATTCCGGGCACACAGAGCGGCTCGGATTTCAAGTTGCTGCGGCTCAATCAGAATGTGCCGGCCTGGTATCAGCCCTATTACAATGGCTGGTCGCGTCGCAATCAGATCAGCTCCACGGGTGTGGGCATCCACCATCCTGACGGCGACCTGAAAAAGATCTCTACCTACACTTCACAACCAGTGTCGAGCGGCTATGGCACCGGCGGCAACAATCCCAACGAAAAATACTGGCGCGTCCAGTGGTCAGCCACACCCAATGGTCACGGCGTGACGGAAGGTGGCTCGTCGGGTTCGCCGCTGTTCAACAGCGATGGCCTGATTGCCGGGATGCTCACCGGCGGCTCGTCGAGCTGTTCCAATACCTCCGGCTTCGATTTTTACGGCAAGTTCAGTTTTTCATGGGAGTCGAACGGACAGGAGGCTGCCAATCAGCTGCGACCCTGGCTCGATCCGCTCAACACCGGACAGGAGGTGCTTCAGGGACTGGACTCGGATCCGCTTTTCCTTGTGGCTGGCTTTACAGCTGCACGTAACGAAATAGCTATCAATCAGTTTGTGGAATTTGACAACACCTCAGGCGGTTATATCGAAAACTATGCCTGGCATTTTCCGGGCGGAGAACCTTCAACGAGCAACAAACAAAACCCTGGTCCGATACTCTACCGAAGCTATGGCAACTTCGACGTACAGCTGATCGTGAGCAATCCGGTGCGAAGCGATACACTCATCCGCAAAAACTATGTGCAGGTAAAACCTTTTGTTTATCCCAACCCTTCAGATGGTGAATTTGTCGTGAGTTTCGGAGTGGACCTGACTGCCGATATCGAAGTCTCGGTGTTCGATGCTTTTGGAAGGGAGCAATCGGCGCTCGTTTTCAATCAGACCAATAAGCTCAGGATACTATTGCCCCAGGCCGCTAAAGGAATTTATTTGCTGAAAATCCGCGACAGATACGTTGAGAAACAGCTTAAAGTGCTAATTGTCAGATGA
- a CDS encoding RluA family pseudouridine synthase: MIHDNPIDREEELQDESAELYEHFRFVVDKGQSLIRIDKYLQNRIENASRNRIQQAAKAGNILVNGQAVKQNYRVKPSDVVTVVFSFPPREIEIIPQQIPVEVVYEDESLIVVNKQAGLVVHPGHGNYSGTLLNALAWHFARNGSEVENRFGYLVHRIDKDTTGLMIVAKNELAQTILARQFFEHAIYRRYQALVWGEPRPSQGTIEGHIGRSLRDRLRMDVFPDGSHGKEAVTHYRVLRSYGYVSLVECRLETGRTHQIRAHMRHIDHPLFNDARYGGDNILKGTTFSKYKQFVANCFNIMPRHALHAMSLGFVHPDSGKEMRFESTLPDDFAELLNRWENYVGHRNLPETESSDN, from the coding sequence ATGATCCACGACAATCCCATAGATCGCGAAGAGGAATTGCAGGACGAGAGTGCCGAGTTGTACGAGCATTTCCGTTTTGTTGTCGACAAAGGACAGTCGCTGATCCGCATTGACAAATACCTTCAAAACCGCATTGAAAACGCTTCGCGCAACCGCATACAGCAGGCTGCCAAAGCCGGAAATATCCTTGTAAACGGCCAGGCTGTCAAGCAAAACTACAGGGTTAAGCCTTCCGATGTGGTCACGGTGGTTTTCAGCTTTCCTCCACGCGAGATCGAGATCATCCCCCAGCAAATCCCTGTTGAGGTGGTGTATGAGGATGAATCGCTGATTGTGGTTAACAAACAGGCAGGTCTGGTGGTGCATCCAGGCCACGGAAACTATTCCGGTACGCTGCTCAATGCGCTGGCATGGCACTTTGCCCGGAACGGGTCTGAGGTTGAGAACCGTTTTGGCTACCTTGTCCATCGCATTGATAAGGACACAACAGGTCTGATGATTGTAGCAAAGAACGAGTTGGCGCAGACCATTCTGGCCAGACAGTTTTTTGAGCACGCTATATACAGAAGGTATCAGGCGCTGGTTTGGGGCGAACCCAGGCCATCGCAGGGCACCATAGAAGGTCATATCGGTCGCAGCCTGCGCGACCGGTTGCGGATGGACGTATTCCCCGACGGATCGCATGGCAAGGAAGCCGTCACGCACTATCGTGTGCTTCGCTCATATGGCTACGTCAGCCTGGTGGAATGCCGCCTCGAAACCGGACGCACCCACCAGATCAGGGCGCACATGCGTCACATCGACCATCCGCTTTTCAACGATGCCCGTTACGGAGGCGATAACATACTGAAAGGCACCACATTCTCGAAATACAAACAGTTTGTTGCCAACTGTTTCAACATCATGCCAAGGCATGCCCTGCATGCCATGAGCCTGGGGTTTGTTCATCCGGACTCCGGAAAAGAAATGCGCTTCGAATCCACACTTCCGGATGACTTTGCAGAACTGCTGAATCGTTGGGAAAATTACGTGGGTCACCGCAACCTACCGGAAACCGAATCATCTGACAATTAG